Proteins encoded together in one Neobacillus sp. FSL H8-0543 window:
- a CDS encoding helix-turn-helix transcriptional regulator codes for MLKTKLREYRAKHNMNQETLAGLVGVRRETIGHLERGNYSPSLKLAWDISKIFNVTIEELFEYVEEE; via the coding sequence GTGCTAAAAACTAAACTAAGAGAATATCGGGCTAAACACAATATGAATCAGGAAACTTTAGCTGGTTTAGTGGGTGTCAGAAGAGAAACAATTGGACACCTAGAACGTGGAAATTATAGTCCGTCGCTTAAATTAGCATGGGACATTTCCAAAATTTTTAACGTTACCATTGAAGAACTTTTTGAATATGTAGAGGAGGAATAG
- a CDS encoding CBO0543 family protein encodes MLIERLILIAMWPIGIVAFILFIPLKDRRNGLLALLMFQAIIWLCDMFAFKYGLLSAPVRELPKATDLPLTINYFFYPVLFSIFYVRKKANSSLLPRITYFLIWISAGTLFDIVIERNTDLLNYEKSPWYGMWIYIGFLFFVTQVCCNWFFKDKALFQAERWKTNEN; translated from the coding sequence ATGCTGATAGAGCGTTTGATCCTGATAGCAATGTGGCCGATCGGCATTGTTGCCTTTATTCTGTTTATTCCACTTAAAGACCGACGTAACGGTTTATTGGCATTATTAATGTTTCAAGCAATCATTTGGCTTTGTGATATGTTTGCTTTTAAATATGGCTTGCTAAGTGCTCCAGTACGGGAGTTGCCAAAAGCGACAGATCTCCCCCTTACCATCAATTATTTTTTTTATCCTGTTTTATTTTCCATCTTTTACGTCCGAAAGAAGGCAAATAGCAGTCTATTGCCCAGAATCACTTACTTTTTAATATGGATATCTGCGGGCACGTTATTTGACATTGTTATCGAGAGAAATACTGATTTGTTAAACTATGAAAAATCGCCCTGGTATGGAATGTGGATTTACATTGGGTTTCTCTTTTTCGTAACTCAAGTTTGCTGTAATTGGTTCTTTAAAGACAAAGCCTTGTTTCAAGCGGAACGGTGGAAGACGAATGAGAATTGA